A genomic window from Pagrus major chromosome 23, Pma_NU_1.0 includes:
- the LOC141019212 gene encoding beta-1,4 N-acetylgalactosaminyltransferase 2-like: MIAIPCDYTACNLERSSTTVVICEGYFLPQGWFAGRNLAVSQVTTKYVLWADDDFLFTEKTKIEKLVEVMEAVPELCVLGGSVQGNQFYFSLHYEEGHEMGGGCLYRKLNGTFHTLPHYPQCFLAYGVINFFLARTDAVQKVVFDPKLQRVPHSEFFMDGLGSLLVASCGHVSIDHQPKTGHDKDMARYASFRHPGKSDEEFKLQHHFFKKHLKCVQYS; the protein is encoded by the exons ATGATAGCGATTCCCTGTGATTATACGGCTTGCAATCTGGAGCGCAGCAGTACCACGgttgtgat ATGTGAAGGATATTTCCTTCCTCAGGGCTGGTTTGCTGGTAGGAATCTGGCTGTCTCCCAGGTAACCACCAAGTACGTCCTGTGGGCAGATGATGACTTTTTGTTTACGGAGAAGACGAAGATAGAGAAactggtggaggtgatggaggcgGTCCCCGAACTGTGCGTG CTGGGTGGATCAGTACAAGGGAACCAGTTTTACTTCTCTCTTCATTATGAGGAAGGACACGAAATGGGTGGTGGCTGTCTGTACAGAAAGCTAAATGGGACGTTCCATACACTTCCTCATTACCCGCAATGCTTTCTGGCATATGGGGTAATCAACTTCTTCCTGGCTCGTACAGATGCTGTACAGAAGGTGGTATTTGACCCTAAGCTCCAGAGGGTGCCACATTCAG AGTTCTTTATGGATGGCCTGGGTTCCTTGCTGGTTGCCAGCTGTGGCCATGTGTCCATTGACCATCAGCCAAAAACAGGCCACGACAAGGATATGGCTCGCTATGCTAGCTTCAGACATCCTGGAAAGAGTGATGAGGAGTTCAAACTGCAGCATCACTTCttcaaaaaacatctgaagTGTGTCCAGTACAGTTAA
- the coa3b gene encoding cytochrome C oxidase assembly factor 3b — MAETGAGGPGKPMLTAAEKQLLRRRRQELDYWKNNAARLGRRNLLTGLTIGAFVVGMFSYTILSVKQERIMEELDDEAKIHIIRGPRTGANS, encoded by the exons ATGGCGgagacaggagcaggaggaCCTGGCAAACCGATGCTAACAGCGGCAGAGAAGCAGCTCCTCCGCCGCCGCCGACAGGAGCTCGACTACTGGAAGAACAATGCAGCGCGGCTCGGCCGCCGGAACCTGCTGACGGGCCTGACCATCGGAGCGTTCGTGGTCGGCATGT TCAGCTACACCATCCTGTCCGTCAAACAGGAGAGAATCATGGAGGAGCTGGATGATGAAGCCAAGATCCACATCATCAGAGGGCCACGGACCGGAGCCAACTCCTGA